The region TTGGAAAATCAATTTTGTAACAAAATACTAAAATTTCTATTGAAAAACAAAATCTTTCAACTATTACTAAAATTCCTATTGAAAAAACATTTTTATAACCAAATACTATAATTCCTATTGAAAACACATGTGACTAGGTACTTggtaaaaattcttaaaaaaattataaaaaattgttaattaaaaattctagaaattataatgtcaaaaattaattttataatttgtaaaattatttttataattttcatacaatttttttatgattttatataatacaactcaaatctaacaaaaataaaattgccATGAAAGTTTTAAAGcaaaaatcacaatttcaaacataataataatagaagaTTAGCGGTATGTgacacggcagacccccaactgaGTTTACCAGTTACTCTAAAATAAACGAGTTTCAATAGCCACCTCAGATGTATGAGGTTTCGTGACAAGTTCGGCATCAAATAACCTCCAATGATCTCAAGGATGTGTGCCTGAGCATATCGTATTTTTTCTACTTCAGTCGAATCATCCCCCAACTttgggaatgtgtctcgtaaccagtcCATCTCAATTCGACCTCCGTAAATATTATCCAGAATCACACCCAAAAGATCGTAGCATATGGCTTCTCAATCAGCAGATTGAACGGACCCAGTGAGTACGGACTCATCCACCGACAATTCCAATTGTAACTGCACGTCTTCTAAAGTGATGGCACACTCCCCGCATGGAAGATGAGATGTATGTGTctcaggtctccacctctctatgaACGTGCTAATGAGTTTCGGGTCCAATTTGCACCCCGGCCTATATTGGCCACGTGCGAAAAACCcgcttccctcaagtaattttctatcaacaGTGATGGAGGAACAAacatattacgaatataacattgtaacacccgatctaccaaatgttataaaaaattataaaataaaaattaaataaaattacataaatgaaaaaaattaaataatattcaaaaattaaaattaacccttaccattttcatttgttcgacggagatatgtttatgataAAGACGAATTAATTCCTCAGctattgctaacacgatcaaatatcttacaaattataaaaaaatactaatttaaaataaattaaaggaaaTAGTTATTTAAAAAgagctttaaaaattttaaggagaaataTGAGAGCTTTTTtgagaattttggaagaaatgttAAAGGAAATTGTGTGAAAAAAATAGGTGGGGGgccttttatagttttttttgtatgaatgttggccccccaacggtcaaatttttaAATGATCGTTAGGGCGACTATTGAGGGCCAAAAACACGGGCTAAAGCACGTCCTTAAGAGAGcgtttttgccatgtcagcaaagcgcGTCCACATCAACACATTTTATGTTGACATGGCAAAAGTAAAAACGCTCTTTTCTGAAATTTCCCCTTAAAACGCGCCTACGTGGAAACGTTTTTGATTTTTTGGCCCATTCCTGTAAATAAGATTTAAAGTGGcccatttttataaataaagtagAAAATGGGTCTTTCTTGGTAAAATGTTGGTTAAATCAATTAGAGTAGTTGAAGCGAATATGTATTATGCAAATGATGAATTTTACATGAGTTATGAAATTCCCTTATTATTTGATGGGAAATGGAAATATATGAAGAGAACGATCGAGATTATACCATATTGTAGCATACTCTTTACATATACAagacaatttaaataataataataataaatcttcTTTGGAATATGTATTAAGACAAAATTACCAAAACGGGTGAACATAATTTACAATCTAATCCTTAATGGAAAGAACTCATCATTTAATATGTAGTAGCCTTCAGCTTGAAATCTTCTATCAGCTCAGCAGGGATATTCTACAAGGCTATTCTTGGAAATGAAGAGGTCCAacccattttccaaaaccacagtaaacttttttttttgtctttttggtATTAAAGATAtacctaaaaaaataatatatatttaatcttttctttttctctcttttttctattTGATGAGTGTCTTGCCTTATTATTGCAATTTATTAGGACTATGAATGGTGAAGGATGATAATAGTGTTAGAAATGCTCCTTATGGAATTCAAATTTAGTGGAACCTTTTTGGTTGAACTCATAGCAGAGTTTGCTGAGTTGTTTAGCCAAAACGGGTAACCCGCAGTAAAACACTCCTGCTCCACCACACCACTAatattaaaacccaaaataagatttgcctttttttaatattttatttgcttaATAGAGTTCGGCTCACCTATCCTCGCGTTGCAGTGCTTGGAACTTAGCTTagagagaactttcttccatttAGGCCTTGCAAAATGAGTCCGCACCTGATAAAGTTGGATTCCAGTTGGATGGTGATGTTCAGAATCCTATAAGTCGGTCAAGTATGGTAAGACAATGAAAATGAGAGGCAAAAACGATTTTACCCTCGTGCCGGAAACGATGTCAACTCCATTCTTGGCTTGATTTAGTGCTTGGACCATGGTGATGAATGCTGATCGTGCATCTCCTTCCTCGTACACGCTAGTCAAATAGTTGTGCATTTCAATGACACCCTGGTGTTCAATGTGACAAGTTAGTTGCACCATGGTATTCAAAgaaaattataactaaaataactTTCAACTCTTGGTTTTACCCTTTGATCAAGTTCTGCAACTTCATTCATGACTCCTTTGAACCAATCAAATGAGCCTTGCTCCCTGGTTACCCAATAAAAGTAAGCATTGGTCGTCTTGAGTGTTTTCTTTCGTTTTGGTGGAACTCTGTTGGGAGTGCCTGAATCATTGCTCCCACTTCTCAGCTCTGATGTCCTACTGGAATCTGACACCAAATCCTGAAAATCAAAGCATCAGCATTGTGAATCAGATAAAGAAAAATTAAGAAACTATGATTTGACCAAGGAATAATAACAGCAGATTCATTAACTTAGCACAAGGGAAGCCTGAGTCACAGCTTAATTAGTTAATGCTGTCATCTTTAATAGGTTTGGAGTTAGAATCCCAATGCCATCTTTCCCCTGTCACCACACTATAAACTCTTTTGctctaaataaagaaaaaatattaacttaacaCAAGTTACTTACTGCCTGCTCCTCCATTTTCACAATGTTGTGAAGCAGATCTTTTAGGATGCTAATGAATGGTGTTGCACCAATTCCAAGGCCCACAAGTAATAGGACATCATACTTCCAATAATCTTGTGCCGGGGCACCATACGGCCCATCTATTAAGAGCTTTGGCAAGCTGTACTTCAGATAATAATACAATCAAGCAAGGGTCATTGAAAATTATTCCATAATAGATTCTAAATGCTGCTAAACCGTTGAATATATAAATAGAAGACGAATAGATATACCCTTTCTTAGTTGTGTCATCAGCCCTGAGAAGCCCACTTTTCCCAGACACAGGAGGTTCACAAACCTCTGAGAATAGCCGTTTGAGCTCTTGCGTCCAGTCACCTAGCTGGCGGATATGAACACTAAGGTAGTCATCACCAGGAGCAGACGTGATGGAAAATGGATGCCTGGTTCACAATAAAGAAAATGTTCACGcgttgagattttttttttctttttgcatgaTGCAAAACGTATACCATCTGTAAaacttataatattttaaacttcctttacattattttcttttttggccACCCTTTACATTATTAAAAAGCAATAGAAAACGTTGAACCTGACCCTATTATATTAAAGGGCTATTATTGTTGACAGCAAATGGAATTGGCTTTTGATCTAACTAATATACATTTTCATCCTCTTCTATCATGAATTTATCTCTCTTTTCTTTATACAAATAAGCATTATACAAATAAGCAAGTACATTACAATGAAAGGAGTAGGAAGGGGTGTAGAAACACAGAGATCGAACCCTAAACCTCATACTAATAAACTTGAAACTCACATAAGTTAGTCATTGAGAATTTATCCCTAGATGTATTATTCTGGAAACTCTGGATGCAATTTAGTAGCCTGGCGGAAGTGAAATAGCTGAAATAACACCTAAaaatagtattattattattattattttttttttttttttgcttaccACTCAAAGGGAGAGACAGCAGGGCATTGGACAAACATGTACTGTCCACTTTTGTACCGAATTTGAGGCGGCTTAGACATTAGTAGTGCGAGAACACCTCCCGGATAAATTGCAACCTATGCACAAAAAAGATCATCAGTCAAATTACAAAAGCACCCTAGGTTTAGAGCTATTTAGGCCTCACTGGAAAATTTTTGACAATGTGCTTACTTGTTGGTTGGCCTAATTAAATGTTTCTCTGAGCAGTTCCAATTAATTACGGAACTTTTTCTCTATACAGAATCATAGTTGATAGTGTTATGCTTACCTTCGAAAGCCGGACAGTATAGAAACCAGAACGGAAAAATCTAAGTGTCCTTTCTCCAGCATACAACAAAATTGGAACAGCTAGGTACATCCAAGTCTGCAGCCAGGAACACAATACAATTAATTACAGTTACAgtacaacataaaataaaatcctgTTGTTCGAATTTATGCAATCACTTGAGAAAAGAAGATTTAAATGTTTACCGTCTTACGGTACCATACGTGCACAAGATAAAGAAATACGCCATGGATGACAAGCAAGATGTAGACAACGATAAACAGGTGATGTGAGTACCAGAAAGCATTGAAACCAGTGATTCTATCAAAGGGCTTGGGCAGCTTAATCAGGTTCCGCCTAAACCATCTTGTTGCCAGTATAAATGCAATTGCCATGCAGATAATCATTAAAATTCCAGTCACTCCTTCAGCCCCTTTTACCAGGTCTAAGTAGGTTGGTTTATGACTTCCAAAGTCATTGATTAGTAGATCATAGTGATCACTAGAGGACTTGATAAGCATAGGAAAATCACAGGCAAGATGGTTACCAGCATGGAGAATGACTCCAATAGCAATGGCTGCAGCTATTGTCTGCACAAATTCAATGAGATATCATAAATAACTTCAAACtttgtggttaattaattcagaAATACAAAAGAAGTCAGTGCCATGAAAACCTTGTATCCACTATAAATGTAAGGTTTGCTTCCTATGTGCATCAAGATTAGTCATAACTTTCATAACTAAAATTCCATGAGCTACAGTAGAAATGATGAAACTGATGGATTAAAGTGGCTGTTCTTACTCATAAAACAACTAAGCTTGCATGATATAATGCTCCAGAGCAGCAAACTTGTGATCTACAGATACTTTAGTGAATCTAGGAAGTGCCCAGGTTCAGCTACGATAAGGTCAAGCTATTCGGAGTTTGATTTTGTGGAAGTCAATGTCTTTGGTCAcggtagaggtgctcatgggccgggccgggccaggttCGGGCTAATAAAatcggcccgaaatatgggcctaagattTTGCCCAGGCCAGGCCCGGGAAAAAATTATAGGCCCGGGAAAAAATTATAAGCCCGGGCCCGACCCGGCCaggcccatttttattttaaaaatttttaaaaattaaaaaaagtattttaaaaatatttttaaaatattttaaaattaaaaaaattttaaaaaaatattttaaaaatattttaaaattaaaaaaagtattttaaaaatattttaaaatttaaaaaaaattaaaaaagtatgtaaaaaatattttaaaattaaaaaaataaatatatttattaaatcgggccgggccgggccgaaaAAGTGGTGCCcaaggcccggcccgttttctaaataggcctcgtttttttgcccaagcccatatttcaggcctatatttttacccaaaccctcccatattttgggcgggccgtcgggccgggccgggccgcccggcccatgagcacctctaggtCACGGTCACGGACGAAAACACATTAAAACTACAATGTTTTAATTTCGTATATAGCATTTTGTTAAACTACCGGATCCATATACTAaagatttaaatttcttttgcaatttagcctTGTATATTTACCTTTGATGCAAAGAGCTAAAATCTTAAATGGCCTTAaacttaaatgttaaaaaatgctctcaagtgggttaaaaaaattctaacatttttagaaccttataaggattaaattgcttaTTTGTTTTGTTTCCTCACATCACTTTTAAACAAAGCAAGTCGTCTTTTTTAAGTTTAACCTTACTATTgtttataattttctttatttgattcgaaattaaattttatggtaGATGAACTAATTTACTCCTAAATACAAAGAATGGCcagttttgacttttttttttattttttagaaattatctATTTCTAATTTCTTCACACacaataaataatttaagatCGGTTTAATTTTCAACTTTTGCTATGTGAACCTCCAATACCCagcacttttttttttccaaattcaaGTTACAAATTATTAAGAAGAAATTATATCGATAAAGTTTGAATTTATTCATTAAGGTGCTAACAAGCTCTTCTAACCACTATTTTCTTATGTTGTAGACATAACTCGTACGATTTTAAAAGCAAATTCATATCGGTTGACTTTTACATGTTATTAGGTCCTTGGGACCAAAGGCGAAATTAGAAAATTGTTTTAGGGGATcgaaattaaaatgtaatttttacaatagAAAAAAGTGTAActtcaccattttaatagactacatctttataatttttaaaagattaaatcaaactcttatatttatattttaggaGTATAAAAGTATAActttacatttactaatttaaatttttaaaaattttaaaaagacaaaaaaatttcacttttaaGGGGATAGTTTCGCCACTGCCTGGGACCCAGATGATAAACGAAaaggaaaagcaaaaagaaaaaggaaaagttgGTATGTTGTTTACATACCTTGTGAAAGTTGATATTGTCGTCAAAAGGCAGGAAAAGACCCAGCTTGGTGGACCTGAGCCAAGTAATGGTGTTTCTGCAGACGGGTAAGAGGATAAGTGCCATGTTAAACTTGAGGGTCTCAGCTGCTCCCTTGGCTGTGAGGAGACAGTAACCCATAACCTGAAAAGAATTCTTTTGTTTGTATTGAAAGAACTTCCAAGTAAAGAGCCCTATCATAATCATAATCCATAATGACACCACCCATAGCCTCTTCCAGTTTTCTTCTAAATAGTATAAAAGTTTCTTAATCATTCTCCTGACTCTGCTCTTATTTGTTAGTCCTTGTAAGTTTTGGCTAAGGGCTTGGCTTCTGTAGCTTAGGGCTTGACTATAGCTCTGGTAGGCGTCCTTTTGCAAGAGAAGTGTCTCCAATTGCCATAGCTGTATCATTCCATAGGTCATGATCAACCAAATCATGCAATTATGGAAACGAAATTTTTAAATGATCGAAAAAATTTTAGTCACGCAAAGGGCAAGGATGATCTTGATTATATCAACTGTTTTAAGCTATCAGTGATGCAGATGCAAGGTAAGTGCATGCGTGAATGAATAAGGTCCGCCACTTGGCAGAACCATGAGTTCGAGATGGTCAATCATGGGATGTAGTTAAATAAGTTTCactgtaaaataataatatagtatGATTTCTCTACAATCAACATGTTTTGTTATTAAATATTAACAGTAAGATCTATcggacaaaaatcaaagcaagaAATATTATGGAAATATGAGTGCTCCACATAAATTAAAAATGGACCCACCTCGATATATCCAAATCTTTCATGGTCCAACTCTTCCATGATCAGAGCTGCATATTCCTCCGCCTGCTCTTTCAATCTCGATAGCTTGTTTGCCGAAGCACTTAGCGTCAGAATCTAAATTATCCACAGCAAAAGTCAATTACTTTTATATACAAGCCCTCGCAAATCCcactaaatattttattaataattaaaagtatCACCCATGAGCATCacaatttaattgttttttttaataaagtaaatattttttttgcatGTTGGatacaattttattaaaaaattggaaatatacatattatttttacCTCTTTTACTTCAGCCTCAGTGATCCTACCATCTTCATTTTTGTCCACCCTATAACATAGGATATTCAAAACTGGTTCGTTAAAagaagaaatatttaatttaaaataagttgTAACTAATAGTTTAATAATGTGTACATGTCGAAGAAGATCTGGAGGCGAGAATCAAAACTTTGGTCAGTGATTTGAGACCAATACTCGTAAAGCTCATCTTTGCtaattttttcaacttttaatcTCCTCCGTCTACTCAATGCGTCGAACATCTCCTGCGCAAATTCCTTCGAGTCCTTCATTCCTAAACAACGAACAGAAGTAAACATCTAATCTAAGAGTTTGAGAAAAATGGATTAAAAAAGATTTGTGATGATGAATTGAGAAACCTATGCATTGTGCGAAATCGGAGCGAAAGAGAGAGCCGTGTTTAGCGAGTTTGTTGAAATTGTTTTCAACTTCTTCCCATGCATTGGCTTCATTGTTGGTTATGAATCTTAATCCGCAAAGAGCTTTTTGAGCGCCGGAGCGAATCCGGTCGAGTTGAGCTCGCTGCTTTCTTAAAGCTCGAGCCGCTGTAGCAGAGTCGGATTCGGGTAGAGTCAGAGCTGCGTGTCCGTGTCCCCATGATAACTTGCGTAGC is a window of Gossypium hirsutum isolate 1008001.06 chromosome D08, Gossypium_hirsutum_v2.1, whole genome shotgun sequence DNA encoding:
- the LOC107958792 gene encoding respiratory burst oxidase homolog protein A, giving the protein MKGASFPTHQRQWASDTVPATFSSTSSPGTEEFVEVTLDLQDDDTIILRNMELASTAITVDDGAYTSASTSRSPTIRKSSSNTLRQFSQGRKVEAVAKAKQFSQELKAELRKLSWGHGHAALTLPESDSATAARALRKQRAQLDRIRSGAQKALCGLRFITNNEANAWEEVENNFNKLAKHGSLFRSDFAQCIGMKDSKEFAQEMFDALSRRRRLKVEKISKDELYEYWSQITDQSFDSRLQIFFDMVDKNEDGRITEAEVKEILTLSASANKLSRLKEQAEEYAALIMEELDHERFGYIELWQLETLLLQKDAYQSYSQALSYRSQALSQNLQGLTNKSRVRRMIKKLLYYLEENWKRLWVVSLWIMIMIGLFTWKFFQYKQKNSFQVMGYCLLTAKGAAETLKFNMALILLPVCRNTITWLRSTKLGLFLPFDDNINFHKTIAAAIAIGVILHAGNHLACDFPMLIKSSSDHYDLLINDFGSHKPTYLDLVKGAEGVTGILMIICMAIAFILATRWFRRNLIKLPKPFDRITGFNAFWYSHHLFIVVYILLVIHGVFLYLVHVWYRKTTWMYLAVPILLYAGERTLRFFRSGFYTVRLSKVAIYPGGVLALLMSKPPQIRYKSGQYMFVQCPAVSPFEWHPFSITSAPGDDYLSVHIRQLGDWTQELKRLFSEVCEPPVSGKSGLLRADDTTKKGLPKLLIDGPYGAPAQDYWKYDVLLLVGLGIGATPFISILKDLLHNIVKMEEQADLVSDSSRTSELRSGSNDSGTPNRVPPKRKKTLKTTNAYFYWVTREQGSFDWFKGVMNEVAELDQRGVIEMHNYLTSVYEEGDARSAFITMVQALNQAKNGVDIVSGTRVRTHFARPKWKKVLSKLSSKHCNARIGVFYCGLPVLAKQLSKLCYEFNQKGSTKFEFHKEHF